The following are from one region of the Acidobacteriota bacterium genome:
- the ribA gene encoding GTP cyclohydrolase II, translating into MTKTNGDSNRRCSGVERLAEANLPTEFGLFRIIGFKSLATNEEFPVLVKGELDENTPALVRIHSQCLTGDVFHSLKCDCGRQLDHAMKLIQEEGRGVIIYQQQEGRGIGITNKIRAYELQDAGQDTVEANLSLGFEADLRQYECCVDILKQLGLRRIRLMSNNPEKIAAVQQAGIEIVERVSIEVEPHEKSLGYMKTKKEKLGHLLDNVGAEDKALI; encoded by the coding sequence ATGACGAAAACCAACGGCGATTCAAACAGACGATGCAGCGGTGTTGAGCGTCTCGCCGAAGCAAATCTGCCAACCGAATTCGGACTGTTTCGAATCATCGGCTTCAAGAGCCTCGCCACTAACGAAGAGTTTCCCGTGCTCGTCAAAGGAGAGCTGGATGAAAACACACCTGCTCTCGTTCGCATTCACTCACAGTGCTTGACTGGTGACGTGTTTCACTCCCTGAAGTGCGACTGCGGTCGACAGCTTGATCACGCGATGAAGCTCATTCAAGAAGAAGGGCGAGGCGTGATCATCTATCAACAACAGGAAGGCCGTGGCATTGGTATCACGAACAAGATTCGTGCTTACGAGCTTCAGGATGCCGGCCAGGACACGGTGGAAGCGAACCTGTCGCTGGGGTTCGAGGCCGATCTTCGCCAGTATGAATGTTGCGTGGATATTCTCAAGCAACTGGGTCTGCGGCGCATCCGGCTGATGTCTAACAACCCGGAGAAGATCGCGGCGGTGCAGCAAGCAGGGATCGAGATAGTCGAACGCGTTTCTATTGAAGTTGAACCGCACGAGAAGTCGCTGGGCTACATGAAGACCAAGAAAGAGAAGCTGGGCCACCTTCTGGACAACGTCGGGGCCGAAGACAAGGCGCTCATCTAA
- a CDS encoding ferredoxin family protein, producing MAYVICEPCVGAKELACVDVCPVDCIQGGPDQQQMYIDPATCIDCNACVPACPVSAIFAEAGVPAKWRRFIQKNAVFFR from the coding sequence TTGGCATACGTGATATGTGAGCCCTGCGTCGGCGCAAAGGAACTCGCCTGCGTCGATGTATGTCCCGTTGACTGCATTCAGGGCGGCCCCGATCAGCAACAGATGTACATAGACCCGGCCACATGCATCGACTGTAACGCATGCGTGCCCGCGTGTCCGGTGTCTGCGATCTTCGCTGAAGCCGGCGTGCCAGCTAAGTGGCGGCGCTTCATTCAGAAGAACGCGGTGTTTTTCCGATAG
- a CDS encoding ferredoxin family protein: MTYVIAEPCIGTKDTACVDVCPVDCIHPRKDEPDFENVELLYIHPDECIDCGACEPACPVQAIFTEDDLPEQWKNFTQMNADYFKQ, translated from the coding sequence ATGACGTACGTTATCGCTGAACCCTGCATAGGGACCAAGGACACCGCCTGCGTCGACGTCTGTCCTGTAGACTGCATACACCCGCGAAAAGACGAGCCCGACTTTGAGAACGTTGAGTTGTTGTACATCCACCCCGACGAGTGCATCGACTGCGGCGCGTGCGAGCCGGCATGCCCGGTACAGGCAATCTTCACCGAAGACGATCTCCCTGAGCAATGGAAGAACTTCACTCAGATGAACGCCGACTACTTCAAGCAATGA
- a CDS encoding aspartate ammonia-lyase translates to MSRSTQPRIERDSLGERELPGDVYYGIQTARAIENFPISGWKPYPSLVTATVQIKKAAARVNAALGSLDARLANAIEAAADEVLAGRLRDQFVVDPFQAGAGTSHNMNANEVLANRAIELLGGERGDYSIVHPNDHVNMAQSTNDVFPTAMRLAALESVDKLISTLDVLAASLRTKSSEFDDIVKSGRTHFQDAVPIRLGQEFGAYATAIQKNADRIARAADELKEIGLGATAAGTGLNAPPGYRTRVVEELSRVTNQKLRATGDYFEAMQSMSPFVGLSGALRTLATDVLRISNDLRLLSSGPNTGLAEINLPAVQPGSSIMPGKVNPVIAEMTGMVCFQVMGNDLVVATAAQAGQLELNVMMPVIAFNLLMSLTILTNALRVLKDRCVEGITANEERCGWYVEHSVSLVTALSPRIGYARAAEIAKLAISKGKTIRETIKEEGLLTDEELAEVMDTRAMTEYEEGQ, encoded by the coding sequence ATGTCACGTTCGACCCAACCAAGGATTGAGCGAGACTCGCTCGGCGAGCGTGAACTGCCGGGCGATGTCTACTACGGGATTCAGACCGCGCGCGCGATCGAGAACTTTCCTATCTCCGGGTGGAAGCCCTACCCTTCGCTGGTCACCGCAACCGTGCAGATAAAGAAGGCCGCCGCGCGGGTGAACGCGGCGCTTGGCTCGCTGGACGCGCGGCTAGCAAACGCAATCGAGGCGGCCGCCGATGAAGTGCTCGCCGGAAGGTTGCGCGATCAGTTCGTGGTCGATCCTTTCCAGGCTGGCGCGGGGACCTCGCACAACATGAACGCGAACGAGGTGCTGGCCAATCGCGCGATTGAGCTGCTCGGGGGAGAACGGGGTGACTACTCCATCGTTCACCCTAACGATCACGTGAACATGGCCCAGTCGACCAACGACGTGTTCCCTACGGCGATGCGGCTTGCCGCCCTGGAGTCAGTGGACAAGTTGATAAGCACTCTCGACGTTCTAGCGGCGTCGCTGCGAACCAAGTCGAGCGAATTCGACGACATCGTCAAATCCGGGCGCACCCATTTTCAAGATGCAGTGCCGATCAGGTTGGGACAGGAGTTCGGGGCTTACGCGACTGCGATTCAGAAAAACGCGGATCGAATCGCTCGAGCGGCAGATGAGTTGAAGGAGATCGGCTTGGGTGCCACGGCCGCCGGGACCGGTTTGAACGCGCCGCCGGGCTACCGCACGCGCGTGGTTGAGGAATTGAGTCGAGTCACGAATCAAAAGCTTCGAGCAACCGGCGATTACTTCGAGGCGATGCAGAGCATGTCACCGTTCGTCGGGTTGTCGGGTGCGCTCAGAACGCTTGCGACAGACGTGCTCAGAATCTCCAATGATTTGCGGCTTCTAAGTTCGGGTCCGAACACCGGTTTGGCGGAAATCAATCTGCCGGCTGTTCAGCCCGGCTCGTCGATCATGCCCGGCAAGGTCAATCCGGTGATCGCAGAGATGACCGGCATGGTGTGCTTTCAAGTGATGGGAAACGATCTGGTTGTCGCGACGGCTGCGCAAGCGGGCCAACTGGAGCTCAACGTGATGATGCCCGTGATAGCGTTCAATCTTTTGATGTCGCTGACGATCTTGACCAACGCGTTGAGGGTCCTGAAAGATCGGTGTGTTGAAGGCATCACAGCAAACGAGGAGCGCTGCGGCTGGTACGTTGAACACAGCGTCTCACTGGTGACCGCGCTCAGTCCGCGAATCGGCTATGCTCGCGCGGCCGAGATCGCAAAGCTCGCGATCAGCAAGGGCAAGACTATTCGAGAAACCATCAAGGAAGAGGGCTTGCTCACCGACGAAGAGCTGGCTGAGGTTATGGACACTCGTGCGATGACTGAGTATGAGGAGGGTCAGTAG
- a CDS encoding NADH-quinone oxidoreductase subunit I, whose amino-acid sequence MKRSAKVINVRERAEAESSFAKDMLGPLFGMGLTMNRMIDNLTGKVNATIRYPEERRAYSDRFRGAHILTAREDGSPRCVACYMCATACPADCIYIEAAEHPDPLIEKYPARFDIDMLRCVFCGFCVDACPEEAIIMSRETEICAYTREETMWDIKRLMSRPELPEFGLGYRPNEKLVDSTIKFTPIVKEKKKLAGRVTLKEDVEMIPHVTFDPTKD is encoded by the coding sequence ATGAAGCGATCAGCCAAAGTCATCAACGTCAGGGAGCGCGCGGAGGCGGAGTCGTCATTCGCCAAAGACATGCTCGGCCCGCTGTTCGGGATGGGCCTCACCATGAACCGGATGATCGACAATCTGACGGGGAAGGTCAATGCGACGATCCGCTATCCGGAAGAGCGCCGCGCCTACTCGGACCGGTTTCGTGGCGCGCATATCCTGACCGCGCGCGAGGACGGCTCGCCGCGCTGCGTCGCCTGCTACATGTGCGCGACTGCGTGCCCGGCCGATTGCATCTACATCGAGGCGGCTGAGCATCCCGATCCGCTGATCGAAAAGTATCCCGCAAGGTTTGATATCGACATGCTGCGTTGCGTGTTCTGCGGTTTCTGCGTTGACGCGTGTCCCGAAGAAGCTATCATCATGAGCCGCGAAACGGAGATATGCGCTTACACGCGCGAAGAAACAATGTGGGACATCAAGCGGTTGATGAGCCGGCCCGAGCTTCCGGAATTCGGGTTGGGATACCGGCCAAATGAGAAGCTGGTCGATAGCACGATCAAGTTCACCCCCATAGTGAAAGAGAAGAAGAAGCTGGCGGGCCGTGTGACGCTGAAAGAAGACGTCGAGATGATTCCTCATGTCACGTTCGACCCAACCAAGGATTGA
- a CDS encoding 2Fe-2S iron-sulfur cluster-binding protein has product MPKFTLNGREVEARNGQTIIQAAEDHGIEIPHYCYHPDLSIDGNCRMCLVDVEKMPKLTPACTTMVNEGMVVHSDNERVKEAVRGVLEFLLINHPVDCPVCDQAGECRLQDYYMVYGLHTSEIPLAMKVRKRKVIDLGPMVVLDQERCVLCSRCIRFFEEVTETGEMQFFGRGDHVAIGTFEDAPLDNPYSGNVVDICPVGALTSRDFRFKCRVWFLHATDSVCGGCSTGCTVRIDHRDGAIFRLIPRRNPKVNRSWLCDEGRLSFHELNNARRIHRPLMKGRDGVQAPVTWEEAARSIDSRLKEIRDASGAGSLLGFASPSTTNEALFLLKKYLGDQLGATQFDFRVDSEDKNLAEEEDQILRHFDKHPNSMGAIKLGLMSEELGGIEGAIKAARERRIKAAVVVYFKPLVRRPNDEEVEGRIFELIDELEYSVVLAAHEADWQAAASVVLPVAAWSEEDGTYTNFEGRVQLAGKAIEPGGDTLAVWEVFAMLLQASGAESLWMSAEDVFATMTESVAAYRGITLDQTRLPGVVVG; this is encoded by the coding sequence ATGCCGAAATTCACTCTAAACGGACGAGAGGTCGAAGCCAGAAACGGGCAGACCATCATTCAAGCTGCCGAAGATCACGGCATAGAGATACCGCACTATTGCTACCACCCCGACTTGTCCATCGACGGCAACTGCCGCATGTGTCTGGTTGACGTGGAGAAAATGCCCAAGCTCACGCCGGCCTGCACAACGATGGTGAATGAAGGGATGGTCGTGCATTCGGACAACGAGCGAGTCAAAGAAGCTGTGCGCGGCGTGCTCGAGTTCTTGCTGATCAATCATCCGGTCGATTGCCCGGTCTGCGATCAAGCGGGCGAGTGCCGTTTGCAGGACTACTACATGGTTTACGGGCTGCACACCAGCGAGATCCCGCTCGCGATGAAGGTGCGCAAGCGCAAAGTGATCGACCTGGGGCCGATGGTCGTGCTCGATCAAGAACGATGCGTGCTGTGCTCGCGTTGCATTCGCTTCTTCGAGGAGGTGACCGAGACGGGCGAGATGCAATTCTTCGGGCGCGGCGATCACGTTGCCATCGGGACGTTTGAGGACGCGCCGCTGGACAATCCGTACTCGGGCAACGTTGTCGACATCTGTCCGGTCGGCGCGTTGACATCTCGCGACTTCAGGTTTAAGTGCCGCGTGTGGTTCCTGCACGCCACGGACTCGGTGTGCGGCGGATGCTCGACCGGTTGCACTGTGCGGATCGACCACCGAGACGGAGCGATCTTCCGGTTGATACCCAGGCGCAATCCCAAGGTGAATCGAAGCTGGCTGTGCGACGAGGGGCGGCTGAGCTTTCACGAGCTGAATAACGCCAGGCGCATTCACCGGCCGCTGATGAAGGGGCGCGACGGGGTGCAAGCGCCCGTTACCTGGGAAGAAGCCGCGCGGTCGATTGATTCGCGCTTGAAGGAGATCCGCGACGCCAGCGGCGCGGGTTCGCTTCTCGGTTTCGCCTCGCCCTCGACTACAAACGAAGCGCTGTTCCTGTTAAAGAAATATCTCGGCGATCAGTTGGGCGCGACTCAGTTTGATTTCCGCGTTGACTCCGAAGACAAGAATCTGGCGGAGGAGGAGGACCAGATACTGCGTCACTTCGATAAGCATCCGAACTCGATGGGCGCGATCAAGCTGGGGCTTATGAGCGAGGAACTCGGCGGGATCGAGGGCGCGATCAAGGCTGCACGCGAGCGCCGAATAAAGGCGGCGGTGGTGGTGTACTTCAAACCGCTGGTGCGGCGGCCCAACGACGAGGAAGTCGAAGGGCGGATTTTCGAGCTGATCGACGAGCTCGAGTACTCCGTAGTGCTGGCGGCTCACGAAGCAGATTGGCAGGCAGCAGCAAGCGTTGTGTTGCCGGTCGCTGCGTGGTCTGAAGAGGATGGGACTTACACGAACTTCGAGGGACGGGTTCAGCTCGCAGGCAAGGCAATCGAGCCCGGGGGAGACACGCTGGCGGTTTGGGAAGTGTTCGCGATGCTGCTTCAGGCGAGCGGCGCCGAGTCGCTGTGGATGTCGGCAGAAGATGTGTTTGCGACGATGACCGAAAGCGTCGCGGCGTATCGCGGTATCACGTTGGATCAAACACGCCTGCCGGGGGTGGTTGTAGGGTAG
- the nuoF gene encoding NADH-quinone oxidoreductase subunit NuoF has product MTKILLTNIDKPDQASITKYRERGGYKALEKALAMDPATVIDEVKASGLRGRGGAGFPTGIKWGFVPRTAKPTYLLCNADESEPGTFKDRILMERDPHLMIEGMAIACYALNSHLSYIYIRGEYEFVANIVQKALDEAYEAKILGPSLLGKDYGLDIFIHLGQGAYICGEETSLIESLEGNRGYPRIKPPFPATHGFLASPTVVNNVETLAALPWIIQNGAAAHAAIGTEKSKGTKLFSVSGHVNKPGVYEVDMGYPLLDFINNEAGGIPNGRKLKAVIPGGSSVPVMTAAECEGALLDYESLLKAGSMLGSGGMIVLDETTSMPETLSVIADFYAHESCGQCTPCREGTGWAAKILKNIVAGKGRRSDVDLLLKIADRMEGKTICPLADADVMPIRSFVTKFRSEFEALCSS; this is encoded by the coding sequence ATGACTAAGATATTACTCACCAACATAGACAAGCCGGATCAGGCGAGCATCACGAAGTATCGCGAGCGCGGCGGCTACAAGGCGCTCGAGAAAGCGCTGGCGATGGACCCGGCGACCGTGATTGACGAAGTGAAGGCGAGTGGGCTTCGCGGGCGCGGAGGCGCCGGCTTTCCAACCGGTATCAAGTGGGGCTTCGTGCCGCGCACTGCCAAGCCGACTTACCTGCTCTGCAACGCCGACGAGAGCGAGCCGGGCACGTTTAAGGACCGCATCTTGATGGAGCGTGATCCGCATTTGATGATCGAAGGAATGGCGATCGCCTGCTACGCGCTGAACAGCCATTTGTCGTACATCTACATTCGAGGCGAGTACGAGTTCGTCGCGAACATCGTACAGAAAGCGCTCGATGAAGCGTACGAAGCGAAGATACTCGGGCCTTCGCTATTGGGGAAGGACTACGGGCTCGATATATTCATACACCTTGGGCAAGGCGCTTACATCTGCGGTGAAGAAACTTCGCTGATCGAATCGCTGGAGGGCAATCGCGGGTATCCGCGCATCAAGCCGCCGTTTCCGGCCACTCACGGATTCCTTGCTTCACCGACTGTGGTGAACAACGTTGAGACGTTGGCAGCGCTGCCTTGGATCATTCAGAACGGCGCGGCGGCGCACGCAGCGATCGGGACCGAGAAGAGTAAAGGCACAAAGCTCTTTTCGGTTTCGGGTCACGTCAACAAGCCGGGTGTTTACGAAGTCGACATGGGGTATCCGCTGCTGGACTTCATCAACAACGAAGCGGGCGGCATACCAAACGGCCGCAAGTTGAAGGCCGTCATACCCGGAGGCTCATCCGTTCCGGTGATGACCGCCGCCGAGTGCGAAGGCGCGCTGCTGGATTACGAGTCGTTGCTAAAGGCAGGCTCGATGCTTGGTTCAGGCGGGATGATCGTGCTGGACGAGACTACCAGCATGCCCGAGACATTGTCGGTGATCGCGGACTTCTACGCGCACGAATCGTGCGGCCAGTGTACGCCTTGCCGGGAAGGAACCGGCTGGGCAGCTAAGATTCTGAAGAACATCGTTGCGGGCAAAGGCCGGCGATCCGACGTAGATTTGCTTTTGAAGATCGCCGATCGAATGGAAGGCAAGACGATTTGTCCGCTGGCGGACGCGGACGTGATGCCGATCAGAAGTTTCGTAACCAAGTTCAGAAGCGAGTTCGAAGCGTTGTGTTCGAGCTGA
- a CDS encoding NAD(P)H-dependent oxidoreductase subunit E gives MIEFSEEAKRRYQTILSHYPEKRAALLPVLTLAQREFGWISPEVAEYVGGLMGYPPSDVLSVATFYTMLHKKPAGKHHIDICKNLSCWLMGVNPCIDEIKRQLGVEKREVTSDEKFSWDLTECLGSCGTAPAMQVGDRYYENLTPAKIAEIIEKLRND, from the coding sequence ATGATCGAATTCAGCGAAGAGGCAAAGCGCCGCTATCAGACGATATTGAGCCACTATCCCGAGAAGCGCGCCGCATTGCTTCCAGTGCTGACGCTTGCCCAACGTGAGTTCGGTTGGATCTCGCCCGAGGTCGCCGAATACGTCGGTGGGTTGATGGGTTATCCGCCCTCGGACGTGTTGAGCGTCGCGACCTTCTACACGATGCTTCACAAGAAACCTGCGGGCAAGCATCACATCGACATCTGCAAAAACCTGAGCTGCTGGTTGATGGGCGTCAATCCGTGCATCGACGAGATCAAGCGGCAACTGGGAGTTGAGAAAAGAGAAGTCACAAGTGATGAAAAGTTCAGTTGGGATTTGACTGAGTGTCTGGGCTCTTGCGGGACGGCGCCGGCGATGCAAGTGGGAGATCGATACTACGAGAACCTGACGCCTGCAAAGATCGCGGAGATAATTGAGAAACTGCGCAATGACTAG
- the nuoD gene encoding NADH dehydrogenase (quinone) subunit D: MAIESAVGDNFFTTTVSEIANWARKNSLWPLPFGTACCAIEYMSVVSAHYDVARFGAEVVRFSPRQSDLLMVMGTITDKMGPVLKRIYEQMPDPKWVLCMGACATSGGFYRAYHVMQGIDEIIPVDVYIPGCPPTPEAVLQAVLMIRQLIEKENIVGADARRELRERMLKEITETSPKPMLIAEEQARAAVRLVQITREPAAPQNPIAALVQGRFADQVLDVNDFRGDLAITVRPDKVAEICRTLKEDPTTKFDLLSTITGLDYLGYPDKKREERFNVVYHMYSIDHGHRVRLKVPLPESAPEVDSVSSVWKTANWHERETFDMFGIRFRNHPDLRRILCHEEFIGHPLRKDHEPGARTPLSRDYKLPIEYKTEWQGHETDRLSPQPTIINIGPSHPATHGALRIVARLDGEKVIESDCEIGYLHRCFEKMAETHQWNGVIPYTDRLNYCSSFLNNVGYACTVEKLLGIEVPKRVQYIRVLLGELSRIMDHMICLGAALVDLGAITNFWYSFEPREEIYDLLEMTAGQRMMVSYVRVGGLSADLPKDFVPRCREVLARLPKYIDDLQKLNTNNVIFKQRTVGVSEISGKDAADWGMTGPMLRAAGVPYDIRQNHPYSSYDDFDFEVPIGNRGDVYDRYLVRMEEMRQSVRIVEQVLENLPEGPYQVDDRRITLPPKQGVYENIEDLMNHFKLVMHGIQAPPGEVYGYSEGANGELGFYIVSDGSLRPWRCHARGPCFPIFSAYPKLIEGGLLADAIATLSSLNIIAGELDR, translated from the coding sequence CAGTCGTGTCGGCGCACTATGACGTCGCCAGGTTTGGCGCTGAAGTTGTCCGCTTTTCGCCGCGTCAGTCGGATCTGTTGATGGTCATGGGAACGATCACCGACAAGATGGGGCCGGTGCTCAAGCGGATCTACGAGCAGATGCCTGATCCGAAGTGGGTGCTTTGCATGGGCGCGTGCGCGACCTCGGGTGGCTTCTATCGCGCTTATCACGTGATGCAGGGCATCGACGAAATCATCCCCGTAGACGTTTACATTCCCGGCTGTCCGCCAACGCCTGAAGCGGTGTTGCAAGCAGTCTTGATGATCCGTCAGCTCATCGAGAAAGAAAACATCGTCGGCGCCGACGCGCGCCGCGAACTGCGCGAGCGGATGCTGAAAGAGATCACCGAGACTTCGCCTAAGCCGATGTTAATCGCCGAAGAGCAAGCGCGCGCGGCAGTGCGGCTCGTGCAGATCACCCGCGAGCCGGCCGCGCCGCAGAACCCCATCGCCGCGTTGGTCCAGGGACGTTTCGCGGATCAGGTGCTGGACGTGAATGATTTTCGCGGCGATCTGGCGATCACGGTGAGACCGGACAAGGTCGCCGAGATCTGCCGCACACTCAAGGAAGACCCCACTACGAAATTTGATCTGCTGAGCACGATCACTGGTCTCGACTATCTGGGCTATCCCGATAAAAAGCGAGAGGAGCGGTTCAACGTCGTCTATCACATGTACTCGATCGACCACGGACACCGGGTGCGGTTGAAGGTGCCGCTCCCGGAATCGGCTCCGGAAGTTGATTCCGTGTCATCGGTATGGAAGACGGCGAACTGGCATGAACGCGAGACGTTCGACATGTTCGGGATCCGCTTCCGCAATCATCCCGACCTGCGCCGCATCCTGTGTCACGAAGAGTTCATCGGCCACCCGCTTCGCAAGGATCACGAGCCGGGCGCACGCACGCCGCTGTCGCGCGACTACAAGCTGCCGATCGAGTACAAGACGGAGTGGCAAGGACACGAGACCGACCGGTTGAGTCCGCAGCCTACGATCATCAACATAGGCCCGTCGCATCCGGCTACGCACGGCGCGCTGAGGATCGTTGCCCGGCTGGACGGCGAAAAAGTAATCGAGTCGGATTGCGAGATAGGCTATCTGCATCGCTGCTTCGAGAAGATGGCCGAGACCCATCAGTGGAACGGGGTGATCCCTTACACCGATCGGTTGAATTACTGCTCGTCGTTCTTGAACAACGTCGGTTATGCATGCACGGTTGAAAAGCTGCTCGGCATAGAGGTGCCGAAGCGCGTCCAGTACATTCGCGTGCTGCTTGGCGAGCTGTCCCGGATAATGGACCACATGATCTGTTTGGGGGCGGCGCTGGTTGACCTCGGCGCGATCACCAACTTCTGGTACTCATTCGAGCCGCGCGAAGAAATTTACGATTTGCTCGAGATGACCGCCGGCCAGCGGATGATGGTGAGCTACGTGCGAGTGGGCGGACTCTCGGCAGACCTTCCCAAAGATTTTGTCCCGCGTTGCCGCGAGGTGCTTGCGCGATTGCCGAAGTACATCGACGATCTGCAAAAGCTCAACACGAACAACGTGATCTTCAAACAACGGACGGTCGGCGTGTCGGAGATCTCGGGCAAAGATGCGGCTGATTGGGGCATGACCGGCCCGATGCTGCGCGCGGCTGGCGTGCCCTATGACATTCGCCAGAATCACCCGTATTCGAGCTACGACGATTTCGACTTCGAAGTGCCGATAGGAAATCGCGGCGATGTGTACGACAGATACCTGGTTCGCATGGAAGAGATGCGCCAGAGCGTTCGCATCGTCGAGCAAGTGCTCGAGAATTTGCCGGAGGGTCCTTATCAAGTTGACGATCGCAGGATCACGCTGCCGCCGAAGCAGGGCGTGTATGAGAACATCGAAGACCTAATGAACCATTTCAAGCTGGTGATGCACGGGATCCAAGCGCCGCCCGGTGAAGTGTACGGCTACAGCGAGGGCGCTAACGGCGAGCTTGGTTTCTACATAGTGAGCGACGGTTCGTTGCGCCCTTGGCGTTGTCACGCGCGCGGGCCGTGCTTTCCGATATTCTCGGCGTATCCGAAGCTGATAGAAGGCGGACTGCTTGCGGATGCAATTGCGACGCTGAGCAGCTTGAACATAATCGCGGGAGAGCTTGATCGATGA